A stretch of DNA from Mus musculus strain C57BL/6J chromosome 6, GRCm38.p6 C57BL/6J:
GAGGATCTGGAGTAAGATATCGTATGGCTTCAGTCATACGGTGCAAAAGCCAACAGCTTGTTAACCACCTCCATTCCCAGCTTTCTGGGTAAACAACAGGTTATACATCTCGCTGTTTGAAGAGACAATGCTGTGTTTAATTTATAACTCTCCTACTGCTTATCTGTGAGTGTGTGGACTTACATGCCTTGTACAATAAGTCCACCTACATGTctattcattatattttatttttataaattagatCTTATTTTAAGTGTTCCATATATGGACTTTATGTATATTCAATTTATTAcaactaaatttattttgttaaacAAACGTATTAGTGCACTTCAAGATTTAGCTTGCAAATAAGGTAAACCATGATCTATTCATTAacgtttctttttcttatttgatgtaattatatttattcCCAGTATAGACATTGACTTACAGTTTTAAATTACATAATCCTTTATCTGTTATACAGaacataattttattatatataacattGTGGGATTTCACTCTTTGGGCATTTAATGCTATTAAATCTTCATTCAGACAATAATAcaacaaaaattgaaaaacaaagtgAAGGGATTTAATATAATAGGAATAGTTAGAATTTGTACtttattaaatgtatataaaactAACTTTTGAAAAGGGTAGTTTAATTTTTCCAAATTAGTCATCTCTAAGGACACTACTGTGAATTTAACTTTTTGGCTCTTATTGAAGGAATATTGACACTTAAAGATGAATAATTGGAAGTGAAAAGGAAGTATAttggtcttatttatttatttattttttactatgaTAGTAAAATTAGTTCATTTTCCAAGAAGTAGCAAAATTAGTGACTAAGACTACAGGAAACACTTTAACATTTAATGATTAATGCTTCTTTTAAATGAGAGAATTCTATGCAAAAAGAAGAGCAGAAGGAATTATTCAAATTTTCTTAAATAGATATTGAATGAGTGCAATATTGATGTGAATTATCAAACTGAAATGTACTTTAGTATCCAGGAATTACATCATAGCATTTCAGAATAAAAACTTGAATGGATAGTGAGTAAAAGTTGAAGATTGAtggaacttttgtttgtttgaaaaagaGTGAAATTACTGATTTATTGAATTTTAAGGAGTAAAGAATTATAGTCTAAGATGTGAGACATGAATACTTAAAGTTAAATTAACAAATTGAAGttaagatgccccaacaggtaagaaggacacatgctccactatgttcatagaagccttatttataatagccagaagctggaaagaacccagatggccctcaacagaggaatggatacagaaaatgtggtacatctacacaatggagtactactcagctattaaaaagaacgaatttatgaaattcctagccaaatggatggacctggagggcatcatcctgagtgaggtaacacattcacaaaggaactcacacaatatgtactcactgataagtggatattagcccaaaacctaggatacccaagatataagatacaatttcctaaacacatgaaactcaagaaaaatgaagactgaagtgtggacactatgcccctccttagaagtgggaacaaaacacccttggaaggagttacagagacaaagtttggagctgagatgaaaggatggaccatgtagagactgccatatccagggatccaccccataatcagcatccaaacgctgacaccattgcatacaatagcaagattttatcgaaaggacccagatgtagctgtctcttgtgagactatgccggggcctagcaaacacagaagtggatgctcacagtcagctaaaggatggatcacagggctcccaatggaggagctagagaaagtacccaaggagctaaagggatctgcaaccctatcggtggatcaacattatgaactaaccagtaccccggagctcttgactctagctgcatatgtatcaaaagatggcctagtcggccatcactggaaagagaggcccattggacacgcaaactttatatgccccagaacaggggaacaccagggccaaaaatggggagtgggcgggtaggggagtgggggtgggtgggtatgggggacttttggtattgcattggaaatgtaaatgagctaaatacctaataaaaaatggaaagaaagaaaaaaaaacaaattgaagttaaaataataaatttatgtaATGGAATGTGATCACCAAAAATATTGTGAGAagataaggaagaagaaaaagtagaGTTTATGGGATAGAAGTGTTCAAAATTAAGTGAAGATTAGAATTAATTATATATGCAAGCAACTTAGAAATAACATCTTACAATAATCTAATAATACATTAAATATGAGCTAAATAATATTTAACTTAAATAACATGGTCTTGTCTTGTTTGCATATGAATATAAACCTCTCAACATAGGCATAAGGAAAGATgaaagtaacaaaataaaaatgaaccaaTAGTGTACTCTCATATGATGACAGAAATCATTATTGGAGATAAAGAAGAATGTTGAATAATAAGATTGTCATTCAAACCAGTAATAATATTTCATCAgcttttatatacataaaagtaaagaaataataaaacaaaacaaaacatagaattGGAAGACAAGAGTTTAATCCTGAATGGGACCTAGATATATCTCACCACACCTCTGCCAGCAGATGAATTTGTGAGGTTATGAAAACATTTAAGCTGGAGAGTTAACACTGGCTCCCACTTACATACTCACTTCTGTGAGCACAGAAGGCTTAGGTTCTTAGATACACATGGGAAATTAACACAGAAATATGCAAATATTTCTCGGCATATAATTAGAAAGTATTTAAACTGATCTATCCATAGAATAGCCATGGCCATGCTTACATAAGATGTTCAAATTGTAGCTATTCATGTGTAAActtaattaaaaggaaaataaactataaaataagTTGCAAAGTAAACTTTTCAGTCTTAGTAGCCATATTCACAGTTACATGGAAGCATCACTAAAAATTCCTTTTGgtttatcaaaaaaaaagaacaaacaataaaTGGCCAACATTTTGAAGTATGTATCATCTAATTCTgtagcatatttttaaataataataggaCAAACATATTATCATTAAATATCCTcacaattaaaaattataagGAAAACATAGCAAAATTTCCCTCACGAATAATTGATTTCTTCAAAGGTATTATTACAGAAAAAGAGATATTTTTAAtatgccatcctacagtcacaactctgagcCTTAATCGTTCCTCTTtgaaattacagggatggaaatggaaagaaacctgaggaaaagaaggtccactgACAGGCCTGaagtgggatccatctcaaggggaggacccaaggcctggcactgttactgaggctatggagtgctcacaaaaagggacctagcatgactgccctccgaaagacccaacaagcatctgaaagagtcagatgcagatatttgtacccaaccaatggacagaagcatctgacacctgttgttgaattagcgaaagctgaaagaagctgaggagaagggcaatcctgtaggaccAGCAaactcaactaatctggacctccAAGATCTGTAAAagattggaccaccaaacaggcagcattcatcggctgatatgaggccttcaacacacacacagtatatgattgcagggtctgtgttcattcagagatgatgcacttaaccctcaagagactggaggccccagggagtttatggGTCAGGTGGAGTGGCGGTGGGGACATAcacgtggagacaggtgggtAGAGAGGATGTATGGGATGTGGACCAATCTGAGGGTGGATCAGGGGAgcgataaaatatggagtgtaaaaaaattaattaattaattaaaaaagaaaaaatgaaaagatatttTGATATGAACAtgtattaaaagaaattaaaatcaggAAGGCTAAATAATTGAAGTTCACAACAAATGAAGCAAAAAGCAGAAAGCAATAAACTACACAAAATTATAATCAAGAAAAATATTCCAACAGAAAAGTTCAATAAAGACCAAAGTCCCTTTaattgaaaagagagaagaaggcCTCCATTGGCAACAAAGGCTTGTAAGCCTCTGCTCCAAGAGACAAAATAACTGCTGACAGTTTGATGTCATTCTGTGCTGCATAGAGAGAGCTCAtctcaaacaaaccaaagcaaaacaaaacaaagggttTGGAGATTGTTCATCAGGTAACACTGTTTGCTATCACACATACTAATCTCAGTTTGATCCCTGAATGTTAGGAGGGAGCCAccttctgtaagttgtcctcaACTTTGTACAGGCTCCATGGAAGCATTtatgcgcacgcgcgcacacacacacacacacacacacacacacacacacacacacacacattaaaacaaaaagatataagtAAATGATGTGTGAAAGAGAGTGAAAAAACCCAGAAGAAACAATACACCCACGCACCTGAACAAAGGCCCCTGAAAAAGTATTAAGGTGTAAATATTTGatgtctatattttaaaaagttttataagTTTTACAGACCTTAGATACTGAAACTATGTTAATAAAACTTCTCAGTGTATCTAGTGGATAAAAAGTCTTAGAACACAttttcatgtatacacacatacatattcacagaagtagttgtatatgtttatgtatagatacaaaaatataattttttatattaattattttatattaaatattttacattaattatttatatataatattacttaTTGACTAAAAGTGGGTGACCCAAATGTACTACAGAAGCTGAAGTTGCAATATACAACTGGCAATTCTACAAAGTCCTATGAAAGTGCATTAAATCATAAGTTTGAAATGTAACAGTGCTTCTGCATAAAGCCTGCTGggatatatattaaaaattaatattataagGAGTATCTTGAGCAAAAAGACTCAGATACAAATGTAGTATTTGCTACTTTTTGTGTGATTACTATACTCTAatgattgtttttaaaagaaatgtgtaaTTAGAACAAATAATATAATCCATTTTTAGGTGTACACAGTCACAACTCTATTTTCAGGTTATGAAACGTAACATTACCTGGCAGACTTCCAGTGCAGGTGTTTCAGATGGGGAATTTACACTTACAAAGATATGGATGTAAAGTTGTACAGTTGTCTGCTGTGAGACCAGAAGCTGACATCATGGCACAGTTACATTCATCATGGAGAATCTCTGCTATCCTACAATGGTGCAAATACaaaattcatttatatatgtatgcataaattTAGCTAATCTACCAAAGGAGTGACTCCTAAAGTCATTGCAAAAAGAAGAGTCCTAACGACAGTCATGAAAGTCAGCAATAGCATCCTCACTAAAAATGTGGTAAGAGGTAACTGTTATGAAAGCCAACCAGTCCATTCTTCAGAGTCACATGAGCAGACCATGAAGGTCTGCATCATTCTGTCACACTATAATTCAGCTTTACTTATTGACAACATTCTTTTaagggtttctttatgtatttttcttgCTTATTGTACCATTCTTAAAAACTTACTTTGGTTTGAAAATTGAGTCTTCTTTCCAGACCCAGGGCTGACCTCTGCCCTTCCGAAGGATTCCAGTCCATGAGATCAGTGAAAGAGATTGCAGAAAATCCTACCAGAGAACCAAGGGAATTTTAATCAGTATGAAGACtttcactatttttaaaatgtgttagtGTATTCTGTCATAATATGGTTATTATTGAATACAAATCAACTTATTAAAGAGAGAACACTTCTTACATTGCCAAAACATTCACATATGCGTGTAATTTTGATCTAGAATTAACTTTTAAGTGTTTATagttatatgttttatttttcttatattatttaGGAATTTGGTGATTGATTTATGTAACTTAATAGATAATCATGCTAGCAACACACAAACATAACAGGATTTCAAACAAATTTCCAGACAGAATAAATGGAATTTTCTGGATATTGTGCTCAAAGTTCAGTTTTAGAAGGAAGTTCATGGTTTGCTACTGAAGAAGTGATTGATATGACAGATAAAGATTGTTTTCTTATCTAGTTGATCCCTGCTGTTGTCTATCACTGTAGTGGTGGATTACCAACAAGGATGAGATAGCATTAATGTTTCTCTTGGCAGCTGTAATACTTACAAGGGAAAACTCGGAAAGTATTAATAAAAGACAAAACTAAGTAGTTCTGAAGGCCTGAAACAAAAAGCTGAAAGGGCTTTTCTCCTGAAGATGAGGCATTGCAGAACTGCAAGACATCCTGTGTCCCTCATCCGATGGAAGGAAACAACCTTCCATGCTCCCTTCTAGGATCCAAGAACAGCAACTGGGTGCTGTGAGACCTTTCTTGTTCTAGTGTAAGAGAGATCTGCCAGGAGCATTGGGGAAGGCTGAAAACACTCAATGGGGTAATTGGTCACATGAAGTGCTTCTTCCACCTGCTGAAAGACATCAGGATGGGAGCTGGAGCAGGGGATTCCATGAGTACAAAAACCATGTAAGATGCATCTGTCCTTGAAGGTGTGGACACACTGTTCCCATCCAGATTCATTGGGTGGAGTGGGTTTTAGAATGTTTTGCTTATATCACACAGCAGTGAAAATTAACAAACTGCAGGTCAATGCAGTAAAGTGGATCATTGATTTGCTTTAAAACCATGAAAGAGTTATAGcagtgttctcaaccttcctaatgctttaatacagttcctcatgttgaagttatccccaatcataaaattaatttttatgcttTATAACTGCAATTTTCTATTAGAAAAAATCATAATGTACACATCtggtatttttttatgtttttaggtGGCCTCTGCAAAGGGGTCATTCTACTCCACTAAGGGTTGTAATctacaggttgaaaactgctgaGGTATTTGATGTCTATGTAATAGTACATATATCTTTCtgaaccctgtctcataaaactcAAAAGTATATGCAGCTAATTATAGCAAAAGTCGGAAAAATGGTTTTGGGCAGGAAGACATGATGATAGAATGCAGAGTGAAGAGACATGGAAGAAATCGAAATGTCCGCAGAGTAATCTGACTCTACCTAGTCACTTTCAGCTCAATATTAACTATGGTACATGTATTGATTTTTACATGGTAAATTCAAATTGTAAAATTAATTTCAGAATACATGTACAAGAATggctttcataaaataaaataaaataaaccacttgcaaataaatatttattaccagcacaaaattcaagtaaatcattgtaaaataaaacaatgaaatattataTAATGTTGTAAATGAAACATGCATAAGAATATGAGCTGGTTGTACAAATGTTGACAGGAAGAAAGGGTAAGCAATGATTGACACATGTCAGCTCTTACCTGCTCCTCTTCACTATCTATGTAAAGCAGACTACAGTTTTTGGAAATGCAGGACACCAAACTGTCATTCCAAGATTTTCTCTCCATACCAATGAAATAACAATTGTGAGAATATGATATCCACTCCTTTGGACAATGAGGACAAGGCTGTGCTGAAGATAGAGTGTAGTTTATATCTAGAGGCAACATGAACGTAATAATGaaattaatatgtatttataGGTTTCAACATTCATGTAGAATATATATCAATGCAGCCAAGAGGCTAgtcattataaaacaaaatatacaagTACTCAATACTCAAAATACTCAAGTACACAAGCAAAGAAAAGAGTTGCCCTCTGGCcctgtgtttatgtgtctatCTGAAGCAAGAAATAAGTATTTATCCTACAGATTTTTTCAAAGTCATGGATAAAAAGTTTTATTCTAGAACAGTGAAATTCATTTTTGTCTTATTAGAGTTTGTTCTTAATGTTTATTTATGAACATGCAGCATTCATATTTCCAGGTTGTTTTCTTCCTAAAAACCTAATATCTTTGCATAATAAGACGAAAAATATACAATGTACAAATATCAGAACAAATATCAGAACTTTGACAAGCAAAATGTACCTCTGTGGGTTCTAGTCATTGAGGAATTGATCTGTGCCTTTGCTTCGGTATCTGAAGAGTTAAAATATTCTTATTAAATTAACACCCAAAATAATTGTAACAATTTTAGTTTCTTAATCTGAGTCTGTTGTACCATTTTGAATTAGGACACTGTGAAGTACAATTTtaattgccccccccccacccatgtGAAAAACTTTGGAGAAAATTACTTCAATGAAAGCCCAAATTTCAACATCTTTTACTGTGTAACCTATGACAAAACCACTTTCCAAACAGTTTTCACATCTCAGTAAAGAATCTCCAAGGCTCTGAACTATGTGTTTAAGTTAGGGAATCAttgaaaaatcaaaagcaaacatTTATACAATTCCTCTGATAGTCATAATATTCTGAATATCATAACAACCATTCCACATTTAATACAAATACATACTTTAAACTAAACTGTCCTTGATAGGAAGTTTTGAAAGGCACTTCCAGTCATTAAAGTGGAAAGTTCCTTTATAGTCTTAAAAAAAGCATGCTTACATGGTGTGGCAACTGTAGTAATTACAACCACAGCGACAATTAAGACAAAACAGATGAGGCCCAGGGTACCAGCAATGAGTTTCTCTGGAGGAGATGGAAAACCTTCAGAGAGAAATGCAAGGGTTTATGAAGGTGGCTGTTCACAAGGTTTATGAACACAAAAAACCTACATACACATTGAGACAAACAGATAACCTCTGATCCCCGGCTCTTCTCCATGCAGTGATCTGTTTGTAGGCAGTACTGTTTTACTTTTGGTGAACAGAGCGATCCAGAAAGTCTTACAACAGAGTGAAATCTACGCTCCCAATTTACAAAAGCATAGGTCAAGTGAGAACTACGGCCCTCCCAAAAAAGACCATTTCTACCTCTGCCCACACctcttcatggccctggcatcgCAGTGCAGGGTCCACCCAGTGGCTCACCTTTGCAGGGGCAATTCCTGCAGATCCAGGGATGCTCCTGAGAAGGATTTTGAAAGCTGAAGTCCGAATAGATGATTTCCTGCTCGATGACTGAAATGGAGCTGCGAGGACCCCTTGGTTTCCTGTGCTGGTTCCTTGAGTTCTTTGCCACCTTCAGTTCTGCATAGGTGACGCGTTCATTACTCATGTCTGCAGCTAGTGATGTGCTGAGGCAAAGGTACACAATCTGATGAGGCCAAAGGAGGAGGAGTTTGGAACAATGGCACTCATTTTGCAGTTGGAAATTTAAACCTAATCTATTTTTCTTCCCTTGGACAATGAATACGAGTGCTgtggtaacaacaacaacaacagcaacaacaacttttggcaaaatatttttgataagGCAACAACTTAATGGGGaacaaagatgctgacaaaccaaagaattgttttataaattaaatttagttTTCATAGGACTAACACCATGAAATAGGTAATGCTTACACCAAAGATCCCAACACTAATAGAAATGAATGTTGAATTCAtttcaaattactttttaaaattattttcagaatttCACATAATTTCtatccccctctcttcccttccaacCTGtttcattccttcctccctctctgaaaTTCATGATCTCCTCTTTAATTATCATTGCTATATTTTtatctgtgcatgcacacacagcaatCAGCTAAACTTTAGTAATAAATTAAAATCCAATAATGAGAAAATCTGACTTCTCTAGATAGGTAACCTAGGAAGgttgatacatatatatgtgtataaaacaTGCATATGATTTTAATAGCTaatgtatttattaaaatatgtttgatgtaaaatttattttatttggaataaTTGAGTTCAGAGAAATGACTAAAACTTAAAGGATATTGTACATTCTTGAAAATGCTATGTCAAAAAAATCATGCTTAAAACAAAtgatattcaaaatatttcaaagaccattttaattccattttatttaaaaaaattagccaACAAGTGAAACTATAACATGAAAAAATGATTCATAGTAGAATGATGATTCAAAATTTCCCAAAGAGTCCAAGGCTGCCAAATTGAGTGTCATTTTAGTCACATAAAATACAATTGTAATAACCCAATATAATTTAACAATTCAATCAGTTAGCCCTGGAATAAGTGAGATCTAGAATTAATTCTGGTTTTAAAACTTGTGTGACTCTTGAGAAGTTAGTAATAGCCCTGTGCATtaatctaaaatgaaaaaaaaatcatgtaaggCAATTAGTACTCCCCTCTGGCATGCAGAGCTCTCAATAAATACTACCTATTTAAATCAATATTTTAGTTTCCACTTTCACTATTGTTCTTCACCACTCAGTGAGAGAATCCTTTTAAGAATCTGCACCCTCTGGGATAAATTGATATGGTTTCATCCAAAGAGCCACAGCACATAGATTTCAACACGTAGAATTCACACTTCATCATCAGGTCCTCCGTAGTAGTAGGTTTAATTATATTCATAAAGGAACAGAAATGCAAGAGGGTGACTAACTCTCCATAGACAACAAGGACAGAACTATGAGATGGTCCCCAGTGTGTTCCAGATGATGGCTAACTCTCCATAGACGATGACAAGCACTTTGAGACGGTCCCCTGTGTGTTCCATGCACTTGGCTTTATCTGAGCTGTTTAAAGGCATCTATGTTCCAGTTTGTTCCTCTGCATCTGAACGGTGCCTCAGTTGCTCCACATGTAGCATTTGCAGTGTTCCCTTAACTGACTGGGCAGGTGGAGAGAAGGAAGCAGTGATAAGCTCCCTGTATTGGCAGAAAGCCAGGCTTCCTGCAGTGAGGTGTGGTTGTCACAGGCAGTCTGTGAGAGCCAAGCACCAAAGGGTTTGTCTGTGGCAGAAATCTAGGGCAGCAGTGACTGTGAACTTTGAAGGTTGCCCCATGAGCCTCAGAGTGAGTCAAGTGTGGAGAAGGAGATTTCTCACTAATGTGTCATTGAAGGTTGAACAGGAAATTCTCATACTCAGAGAAGCTGATTTTGAAATCAGTTTTTTCATCACACACCTTTACAGCAGAGAATGCTTTGGGTTCTTGTGGAAGGTACAAAGTGTCTCTCAGTGTTTTGCACAGTGTGGTCTTTTCCAACTGTTTCCCTAAAATTGTATATGTATAAGATAAAGCCATTGGGGCTAGAAAAGTGGCCATACATGAAATTAATTGTCTTCTACCGCAATCATAATAATTatcctgatagaagagaaacttAAGATTTGTAAGCCTTGATTTTACACTAGTATactggtttgttttctgttcccttcatccccatcctctctctcttctttcctaatTTTACAAGAGCTTCAGCCTTAGACTTCTTGTGTCAAGTGAATATAacattataacacacacacacacacacacaatctatatctatatccaacattataatacacacagagacatatttatttagagagatagatagatactatATCTTAAATTTTAACTATACCATgatggaaaaattttaaaatcataggaatattataaatacatacatgtatagtgCTATTTGTTACTGATATTCCTGAGAAGTGAGCATATTTTCAAACTCTTATGGCTGGCACAGAAGACACCACTGCACACTCATGTTTTCAAACTCCTATGTTTATGTTTGAGATCTTATAAttaatcatttatttaattttatgtgtgaagGTGTTTCATTGTGTATAGAAGTTTCttcatgtatgtctctgtaccatGTCTATGCTTAGTGTTCTTGGAGGGCAGAAAATGGCATTGGATCTCCTTAAACTGGAGCTATAGAAGAATGTataccaccatgtgggtcctggggattgaacatgAAACCTCTGGATGATCAGAGTGTGCTCTTAACAATTAAGATATGTTCCCAACACCCTTATGTTTTATTTCataattaaaatagtaatttATAGGATTCTCTGACAAAACTGTCACTATCAGGAGGATTTAAATTAAATCACCTATTTTTGACATTACATAATCTTGGCATGGAAGCCTAAACACAGTAACAAAACACTTAGAAGGAAATAAgcaaattcagtttttaaaatttagggATTGAATAAAAACTCAGTAGCATTTTAATTTAGAAGTCAGAAACTGAAAAAAGTGCCTTTAAAAATAACATCATAAAGAAGGAGTAGGTAACACAGTTTTATTGGTTAAAATGAAGAGGTTGGGAATACAGAAAAGTTAGAGGGTTTGTGGCTGGATGTGCAATAGGTACACTGGCAAGAAGCAGCACAGTTCTGTCAaaacaagcaagtaagcaagcaagcaagcaaacaaaaacagagacaacaacaacaacaacaacaaaaaaagcaaaacaaacaaaaccaaaaaaaaaaaaaaaaaaaaaaaaaaaaaccaagccaggCTCTATGAAGCCCCTACCCAATTCAAGGAACATTCTCACATTTTGAAGGGGTAAGAATCAGCAGTTAACAGccctggctgctttttcagaggacatgTGTTCAACACTTACATGACAAGTCagaaccatcagtaactccagttggAAGCTGGGGTCTGGGGTGGAATCTGATTCTTCCAGCCTCCAAAGGCATTTACACATATAGTATACAGAACATGCAGCCAAACCACCcagacacataaacaaacaaacaaacaaacaaacaaacactactgCTCTTCTCTCTAGTAAACACTTCTTCTCTCTAGTAAACTTAGTAGGGTAAAGGGAAGTCTTAATTGTTAAAGTGACAAAAGTAGAATAGCCTTAAAGGGACTCTCAATAAGGAATTGTCTATAATAGGTTTGTCTGTGAGCCAATCTAATTCCTGAATCTAGTGTTCTTAACTTGGATTTTTGCTTCACGTTGGGCACCAGATTAACAGACTTTCACAGGCTTTCCAGAAACACAAATGATGATACAgtcttaataatattaataagtcTAATTAAGACTTATCCTTAGGTCTTAGTTAGGCATTCTCCCAACTATTCTATACCAACCAATTCTGGTCTATGTCCTGCCCCTTGATAATTTttacctctttctcctctctgaatGTTGTTCCATCTCCAAGTCCTCTGACAAATCTCTCACAAATCTGACAAATCAATCTTCTCCTAGCTTCCCTTTCTCTTTAGGCAAAAGTTCCACCTTCTACTTCCTCCCCAGAGATTGActgtcagctctttattaaagTAAATCAGAGAATTCCTTAGTCAAGTAAAGAAGgagcaaatatttataaaatatgagaATGGCGATGAGCCATTAACTCTCTGCTGGTACAGAATTAACAAATGAATATACAGAAGACACACCTTTGCACACTGTGCCCCAACACCTACTAGTAAGGGATTTTGTTAATTGGGCTAATTGGGATAGAAAGTGAGTGTGAGGGGGGTGGGTCTTGGATTGAATGAAAAGAGGAAAACTACTGACCACCATTATGTGTGCATTAATTCATTGCTTCTTTTCTTGAGTGTGAAATAATGTGATTAGGCACTTCAATTTCCTTCTGTGTTGAATTTGCAATGATGAATTGTAACCTGGCATTATGAACCAATAGGCCCTTCTCCTTTAAATAGATTTTGtcggggtattttatcacaacaacagaaatgaaaataagattGGTAGTTAAACCATTATACACATTCCTGCATCTAGTCCATCTAACTATAACAAACTGAACTGTGGGTAAATCGTTTCTCAACCGACCTCTGCTTATTCTATGAAAGGGAGTACCACAGAC
This window harbors:
- the Klrc1 gene encoding NKG2-A/NKG2-B type II integral membrane protein isoform 2 (isoform 2 is encoded by transcript variant 2), with the translated sequence MSNERVTYAELKVAKNSRNQHRKPRGPRSSISVIEQEIIYSDFSFQNPSQEHPWICRNCPCKGFPSPPEKLIAGTLGLICFVLIVAVVVITTVATPYINYTLSSAQPCPHCPKEWISYSHNCYFIGMERKSWNDSLVSCISKNCSLLYIDSEEEQDFLQSLSLISWTGILRKGRGQPWVWKEDSIFKPKIAEILHDECNCAMMSASGLTADNCTTLHPYLCKCKFPI
- the Klrc1 gene encoding NKG2-A/NKG2-B type II integral membrane protein isoform X1, encoding MSNERVTYAELKVAKNSRNQHRKPRGPRSSISVIEQEIIYSDFSFQNPSQEHPWICRNCPCKGFPSPPEKLIAGTLGLICFVLIVAVVVITTVATPYTEAKAQINSSMTRTHRDINYTLSSAQPCPHCPKEWISYSHNCYFIGMERKSWNDSLVSCISKNCSLLYIDSEEEQDFLQSLSLISWTGILRKGRGQPWVWKEDSIFKPKIAEILHDECNCAMMSASGLTADNCTTLHPYLCKCKFPI
- the Klrc1 gene encoding NKG2-A/NKG2-B type II integral membrane protein isoform 3 (isoform 3 is encoded by transcript variant 3) encodes the protein MSNERVTYAELKVAKNSRNQHRKPRGPRSSISVIEQEIIYSDFSFQNPSQEHPWICRNCPCKDTEAKAQINSSMTRTHRDINYTLSSAQPCPHCPKEWISYSHNCYFIGMERKSWNDSLVSCISKNCSLLYIDSEEEQDFLQSLSLISWTGILRKGRGQPWVWKEDSIFKPKIAEILHDECNCAMMSASGLTADNCTTLHPYLCKCKFPI